In Pedobacter sp. WC2423, the following are encoded in one genomic region:
- a CDS encoding DedA family protein, whose translation MHDFWTSVHHFIDPEKLLKEGGFYVLIFVIFAETGLFFGFFLPGDYLLFLAGMFVATGKLDVNIYVLIFGLIASAVSGNFTGYWFGKKTGPVLYDRKDTFFFKKRYLKAAEAYYHKQGAFALIMGRFVPIVRTFAPIIAGVVKLDFKKFALYNICGAFLWITSLTLLGYFLGKKFEKEINAYLLYIIVGFMVITTIPLLYTFLKKRVHTNEENK comes from the coding sequence ATGCACGATTTCTGGACCTCCGTACATCACTTTATTGATCCTGAGAAATTACTTAAAGAGGGTGGCTTTTATGTCCTGATATTCGTAATTTTTGCTGAGACGGGATTATTTTTTGGATTTTTCTTACCTGGGGATTACTTATTGTTTCTTGCCGGGATGTTCGTGGCGACGGGTAAACTTGACGTAAATATTTACGTGCTTATCTTTGGTCTGATTGCGTCGGCGGTTTCAGGTAATTTTACCGGTTATTGGTTTGGAAAGAAAACGGGGCCGGTTTTATACGATCGTAAAGACACTTTTTTCTTCAAAAAGCGATATCTTAAAGCGGCTGAAGCTTACTATCACAAACAAGGTGCTTTTGCTTTAATCATGGGAAGATTTGTTCCCATTGTCAGAACTTTTGCACCAATCATTGCCGGGGTCGTTAAACTTGATTTTAAGAAGTTCGCACTATATAATATTTGTGGTGCTTTTTTATGGATAACATCTTTAACTTTGCTGGGCTATTTTCTTGGCAAGAAATTTGAAAAGGAAATTAACGCTTACCTGCTTTATATTATTGTAGGTTTTATGGTTATAACTACTATCCCGCTGCTCTATACTTTTTTGAAGAAGCGGGTACATACAAACGAAGAGAATAAATAA
- a CDS encoding NADH-quinone oxidoreductase subunit N, with protein sequence MNIIITIVVTALAVLYAGLFKAKKALLPLTLVGLLISLAFAVTAWNSNTVYYGMMEMDNFAIAFSSLTILGTIFIFLLTQNYFAKDSENVAEYYTLILFALSGIVIMVSYTNMSMLFIGIEIMSVALYILAGIRKNNFASNEASLKYFLMGAFSTGFLLFGITLVYGATGSFSLHAINQYLIGNYQAVSPLFYPGVILIMVGLCFKIGAAPFHFWTPDVYEGAPSLITAFMSTVVKTAGFAAFLRLFAGTFAPLHDFWMPPLMAIVCITLFIGNVTALFQKNFKRMLAYSSISHAGYLLFSLVTLTANSANNVMVYAAAYTFASIIAFAVLILVKQKTGHDNFESFNGLGKRNPLVALALTIAMLSLAGIPLTAGFIGKYLMFLNVMNEYQIYLVAFAILNALVGFYYYLRVIVAMYFKEGAEVVLETPVQYKVVLILSVIITIFLGVYPTIILNLI encoded by the coding sequence ATGAATATCATTATAACAATTGTTGTTACAGCTTTAGCGGTGCTTTATGCAGGTTTATTCAAAGCGAAGAAAGCTTTGTTACCACTAACTCTTGTGGGGTTATTGATCTCTCTGGCCTTTGCAGTTACAGCCTGGAATTCCAATACAGTGTATTATGGAATGATGGAGATGGACAATTTTGCCATCGCTTTTTCATCACTGACTATTTTAGGCACGATTTTCATCTTTTTACTGACGCAGAATTACTTTGCTAAAGACAGTGAAAACGTAGCAGAATATTATACTTTGATCTTATTCGCCCTTTCGGGTATCGTGATCATGGTATCTTATACCAATATGTCCATGTTGTTTATTGGAATAGAAATTATGTCTGTGGCGTTATATATCCTCGCGGGTATCCGGAAGAACAATTTTGCTTCCAATGAGGCTTCTTTAAAATATTTCCTGATGGGTGCCTTTTCTACAGGTTTCCTTTTATTCGGGATCACTTTAGTTTATGGTGCTACAGGTTCATTCAGCCTGCACGCAATTAACCAGTACCTGATTGGAAATTACCAGGCGGTATCTCCATTGTTTTATCCTGGAGTAATTCTGATCATGGTAGGGCTATGTTTTAAAATAGGTGCTGCACCTTTCCACTTCTGGACTCCTGATGTATATGAAGGCGCACCTTCTCTGATCACTGCTTTCATGTCTACAGTGGTGAAAACTGCTGGTTTTGCAGCCTTCTTACGTCTTTTCGCTGGCACTTTTGCTCCGCTTCATGATTTCTGGATGCCACCATTGATGGCTATTGTATGCATTACCTTATTTATCGGTAATGTGACAGCCCTTTTCCAAAAGAACTTCAAAAGGATGCTTGCTTATTCAAGTATCTCTCATGCAGGTTACCTGTTATTCTCTTTAGTTACTTTGACTGCCAATTCGGCAAACAATGTAATGGTTTATGCAGCAGCCTATACTTTTGCCAGTATTATTGCTTTCGCAGTATTGATCCTGGTGAAACAGAAAACTGGTCATGATAATTTTGAGAGTTTCAACGGATTGGGGAAACGCAATCCTTTAGTAGCGCTGGCATTAACTATTGCGATGCTTTCTCTAGCTGGTATACCGCTTACTGCTGGTTTTATAGGAAAATACCTGATGTTTTTAAATGTGATGAATGAGTACCAGATCTACCTGGTTGCATTTGCGATTTTAAATGCGCTTGTAGGGTTTTACTATTACTTAAGAGTAATTGTAGCTATGTACTTTAAAGAAGGTGCTGAGGTGGTATTAGAAACGCCGGTTCAATACAAAGTAGTTTTAATTTTATCTGTAATCATCACTATATTCTTAGGAGTTTATCCAACTATAATATTAAATCTGATATAG
- a CDS encoding NuoM family protein has protein sequence MEQLLILLIFLPVVGALVTAFTGNAAKHVALVFAVASLALTAVVAGQFIPDASTQFVVNLPWIQDLGIHFHAGIDGISLITVLLTNVLVPIIILASYQHTYKSPAGFFALILFMQAGLLVVFTAMDAFLFYIGWEAALIPIYFICAIWGGKDRIKVNMKFFVYTIAGSLFMLLGIIYLYLQNPAHNFDIQAFYQLHLDPVQQGWIFWSFFIAFAIKMPVFPFHTWQPDTYTEAPAAGTMLLSGIMLKMGIYGVIRWLLPIVPAGVQEWGNTAIILSVIGIVYASLIAFRQKDAKRLIAYSSIAHVGLISAGIFALNTQGMQGAMIQILSHGVNVIGLFFVLDIIFSRVKTNTIAELSGIAKSAPKLAIAFLIIVLGTVALPGTNGFIGEFLLLIGIYQYNILAVVFAGLTVIFGAVYMFRLYQNIMLGKTNELTVGFADIKGTEQIVLFIICALIIVLGVYPKPILHLSEASVQQLLEQVNQKLTSVK, from the coding sequence ATGGAACAACTTTTAATACTTCTAATATTTCTGCCAGTAGTTGGTGCACTGGTTACAGCATTTACCGGCAATGCCGCTAAACATGTAGCCCTGGTTTTCGCTGTTGCTTCATTGGCATTAACAGCTGTTGTTGCCGGACAGTTTATCCCGGATGCAAGTACACAATTTGTCGTTAACTTACCCTGGATTCAGGATCTTGGAATTCATTTTCATGCAGGTATCGACGGGATCAGCCTAATCACAGTATTGCTCACCAATGTGCTGGTACCGATCATTATCCTGGCCAGTTATCAGCATACTTATAAATCACCAGCTGGTTTCTTTGCTTTGATCTTATTTATGCAGGCAGGTTTACTGGTTGTATTTACAGCAATGGATGCTTTCTTATTCTATATCGGCTGGGAAGCAGCATTAATCCCAATTTATTTTATCTGTGCAATCTGGGGAGGTAAAGACCGCATTAAAGTAAACATGAAGTTTTTTGTTTATACGATTGCCGGTTCTTTATTCATGTTATTAGGTATTATTTACCTGTACTTACAGAATCCTGCACATAACTTTGATATACAAGCATTCTATCAGCTTCATTTAGATCCTGTTCAGCAGGGCTGGATATTCTGGTCATTCTTTATTGCTTTTGCGATTAAAATGCCAGTTTTCCCTTTCCATACGTGGCAACCGGATACTTATACTGAGGCACCGGCAGCAGGTACGATGTTACTTTCGGGTATCATGTTGAAAATGGGTATTTATGGTGTGATCAGATGGTTATTACCCATTGTTCCGGCAGGTGTACAGGAATGGGGCAACACCGCAATTATCCTGTCTGTTATCGGAATCGTATATGCTTCTTTAATCGCTTTCAGGCAGAAAGACGCAAAAAGACTAATCGCTTATTCATCTATTGCCCACGTAGGGTTGATCTCTGCGGGCATCTTCGCTTTAAATACGCAAGGTATGCAAGGCGCAATGATCCAGATTTTAAGTCACGGTGTAAACGTGATCGGGTTATTTTTTGTCCTTGACATTATTTTCTCCAGGGTAAAAACAAATACGATTGCTGAACTGAGTGGTATTGCGAAATCAGCGCCAAAACTGGCAATTGCATTCCTGATCATTGTATTGGGAACAGTAGCTTTACCAGGAACCAATGGTTTCATCGGAGAGTTTCTATTGCTGATCGGTATTTACCAGTATAATATCTTGGCTGTCGTATTTGCAGGACTGACAGTTATTTTTGGTGCGGTATATATGTTCCGCCTGTACCAGAACATTATGTTAGGTAAAACCAATGAGCTTACTGTTGGATTTGCAGACATTAAAGGGACTGAACAAATTGTATTGTTTATAATTTGTGCGTTGATTATCGTACTGGGAGTATATCCTAAACCAATTCTGCATTTATCAGAAGCTTCGGTACAACAATTATTAGAACAGGTAAATCAAAAATTAACATCGGTAAAATAA
- the nuoL gene encoding NADH-quinone oxidoreductase subunit L, whose translation MINLVWLVPLIPLLGFMISGLGRNTLSKNLIGFIGSSVIFISFVISIGIFLALGNDAVKSHEIFLFDWISAGSLKIPVSFLVDPLSSIMLLIITGIGFLIHVYSIGYMHDDEGFGKFFSYLNLFIFFMLLLVLGSNYIVMFIGWEGVGLCSYLLIGFWFTNSSYATAAKKAFVMNRIGDLGFLIAVFLIFTTFSSVEFSKIFPLAGNMVSGNSTIALIALLLFVGACGKSAQIPLFTWLPDAMAGPTPVSALIHAATMVTAGIYMIARSNVLFDLAPVVQHLIAIIGLSTAVMGALIALTQTDIKKVLAYSTVSQLGYMFLGLGVGAYNGSFFHVITHAFFKALLFLCAGSVIHAMHHEQDMRHMGGLRKKLPVTFLTMLIGTIAISGLPPFSGFFSKDEILSHVYEYNKVMWAIGVFTAFLTAFYMFRMLFLTFFGKYRGTHHAEEKIHESPKSMTIPLIVLAVLSAIGGAIGIPESLGGSHWLSHWLAPVIQHHGEAPDHATEYILMAVSVVGVLISIAFAYSKYVKQNHVPVADEGQRSALAKLSYHKFYIDEIYDTLIRKPLDAISVFFYKVFDKKIIDGIVNGLGWSTSEASKGVRLLQSGNVGFYIFMMVVGIISLLLYTYLSL comes from the coding sequence ATGATAAATTTAGTTTGGCTGGTTCCGTTAATTCCTCTTTTAGGCTTTATGATCAGCGGTCTTGGGAGAAATACATTATCCAAAAACCTGATCGGTTTTATTGGGAGTAGCGTGATATTCATATCTTTTGTGATTAGTATCGGCATCTTTTTAGCTTTAGGCAATGATGCTGTGAAATCGCATGAGATTTTCTTATTTGACTGGATCAGTGCTGGTTCATTAAAAATTCCGGTTTCCTTCCTGGTAGATCCATTGAGTTCAATCATGTTGCTGATCATCACCGGAATTGGTTTCCTGATTCATGTATACTCGATCGGGTATATGCACGATGATGAAGGATTCGGTAAATTCTTCAGCTATTTAAACTTGTTTATCTTTTTCATGTTATTGCTGGTTCTTGGATCAAACTATATCGTGATGTTTATCGGATGGGAGGGTGTTGGATTATGCTCTTACTTACTGATCGGCTTCTGGTTTACCAACAGCAGTTACGCGACAGCAGCAAAGAAAGCCTTTGTTATGAACCGTATCGGTGATTTAGGCTTCTTAATCGCGGTATTCCTGATCTTCACTACTTTCAGTAGTGTGGAGTTCTCTAAAATATTCCCGCTGGCAGGCAATATGGTTTCCGGCAATTCTACCATTGCATTAATTGCTTTGCTATTATTTGTGGGTGCCTGCGGTAAATCTGCACAAATTCCATTGTTTACCTGGCTACCGGATGCGATGGCTGGTCCTACGCCTGTTTCTGCCCTGATTCACGCGGCAACAATGGTAACCGCTGGTATTTATATGATTGCACGTTCCAATGTATTATTTGATCTGGCTCCTGTAGTTCAGCATTTAATTGCAATTATTGGTCTGTCAACAGCTGTTATGGGTGCATTGATTGCCCTGACACAAACAGATATTAAAAAAGTACTGGCTTATTCTACAGTATCTCAATTGGGATATATGTTCTTAGGATTAGGTGTTGGTGCTTATAACGGTTCTTTCTTCCACGTCATTACACATGCTTTCTTTAAAGCATTATTGTTCTTATGTGCAGGATCGGTGATCCATGCGATGCACCATGAGCAGGATATGAGACATATGGGTGGTTTACGTAAAAAACTTCCGGTTACTTTCTTAACCATGCTGATTGGTACAATTGCGATTTCGGGTTTACCTCCGTTCTCAGGTTTCTTCTCGAAAGACGAGATCCTTTCTCATGTATACGAGTATAACAAAGTAATGTGGGCAATTGGTGTATTCACTGCCTTTTTAACTGCATTCTATATGTTCAGGATGTTGTTCCTTACCTTTTTTGGTAAATACAGAGGAACACATCATGCTGAAGAAAAAATTCATGAGTCTCCAAAAAGTATGACGATCCCATTAATCGTTCTTGCCGTGCTTTCAGCTATCGGTGGTGCCATTGGTATTCCGGAATCACTGGGAGGTTCACATTGGTTATCACATTGGCTTGCACCGGTTATCCAGCATCATGGAGAAGCGCCGGATCATGCGACTGAATATATTTTAATGGCTGTTTCGGTTGTGGGTGTATTGATTTCTATCGCATTTGCTTATAGCAAATATGTGAAACAAAACCATGTTCCTGTGGCAGACGAAGGACAACGTTCCGCACTGGCTAAACTATCTTATCATAAATTTTATATAGATGAGATTTATGATACTTTAATCAGAAAACCTCTGGATGCTATTTCAGTATTCTTTTATAAGGTATTTGATAAAAAGATTATTGACGGTATTGTCAATGGTTTAGGATGGAGCACATCGGAAGCAAGTAAAGGAGTCAGATTACTGCAGTCAGGTAATGTTGGGTTCTATATTTTTATGATGGTGGTTGGAATCATCTCGTTGTTATTGTATACTTATTTATCTCTATAA
- the nuoK gene encoding NADH-quinone oxidoreductase subunit NuoK, producing MNNLTQTLQGVPLNHYIWLSAIIFTIGVIGVLTRRNAIVIFMSVELMLNAVNLLLTAFSVHSNDPSGQVFVFFIMALAAAEVAVGLSIIVMVYRNTQSTDINVLNRLKW from the coding sequence GTGAATAATCTTACTCAAACCTTACAGGGTGTACCGCTTAATCATTATATATGGTTAAGTGCTATCATTTTCACCATCGGTGTAATAGGCGTACTGACCCGCAGAAATGCTATCGTAATTTTTATGTCGGTAGAGTTGATGCTGAATGCTGTTAATTTATTACTTACTGCTTTCTCTGTACATAGCAACGATCCTTCGGGGCAGGTGTTTGTGTTTTTCATCATGGCTCTGGCAGCGGCCGAAGTAGCAGTGGGCTTAAGTATTATTGTAATGGTTTACAGAAATACGCAGTCTACAGATATTAATGTATTGAATCGCCTTAAGTGGTAA
- a CDS encoding NADH-quinone oxidoreductase subunit J — MGTSVFYLVAFLSIFFSLMVIFAKNPVHSVLYLIVTFFTFTVHYILLNAQFLAVVNFIVYMGAIMVLFLFVLMLLNLNKENEPLKSGLVKVVGIVAGCCLVVTLIGSLKATAVSDPLVLQNPNLGLVKNLGKELFGPFMLPFELSSILLLTAMVGAVLLTKKEKV; from the coding sequence ATGGGTACATCAGTATTCTATTTGGTCGCTTTTTTAAGTATTTTCTTTTCACTGATGGTGATTTTCGCAAAGAACCCGGTGCACAGTGTACTTTATCTGATCGTAACGTTTTTTACGTTCACAGTCCATTACATTTTGCTTAATGCACAGTTTCTGGCAGTAGTAAACTTTATTGTGTACATGGGGGCAATTATGGTACTCTTCCTGTTTGTCCTGATGCTGCTTAATCTCAATAAAGAGAATGAACCGCTGAAGTCTGGTTTGGTAAAGGTTGTAGGTATTGTTGCCGGATGCTGTCTGGTAGTGACGCTGATTGGCTCTTTAAAAGCTACAGCTGTATCTGATCCTTTAGTATTGCAGAATCCAAACTTAGGTCTGGTTAAGAACCTGGGTAAAGAATTGTTCGGTCCATTTATGCTGCCTTTCGAATTGTCTTCAATTCTATTGCTTACAGCTATGGTTGGTGCCGTATTATTAACTAAAAAAGAAAAAGTATAG
- a CDS encoding NADH-quinone oxidoreductase subunit I, producing MEPLTSKKKILIQKPLNFAERMYLPALGKGLAITISHFFKKEATIRYPEVQREMSINWRGMHSLKRDENGKERCTACGLCALSCPAEAITMIAAERKPEEKDLYREEKYAAVYEINMLRCIFCGLCEEACPKEAIYLDGPIVPSDYLRKDFIYGKDKLVEEPLVKK from the coding sequence ATGGAACCATTAACCAGTAAAAAGAAAATTTTAATACAAAAGCCACTTAATTTTGCGGAACGGATGTACCTGCCTGCATTAGGAAAGGGTCTGGCTATTACGATCAGTCACTTCTTCAAAAAAGAGGCGACGATCAGGTATCCTGAAGTTCAGCGTGAAATGTCTATCAACTGGAGAGGGATGCATTCCCTGAAAAGAGATGAGAATGGCAAAGAACGTTGTACTGCCTGTGGGTTATGTGCATTGTCATGCCCTGCAGAAGCAATCACTATGATTGCTGCTGAACGTAAACCAGAAGAGAAGGATTTGTATAGAGAAGAAAAATATGCAGCTGTATATGAAATCAATATGCTGCGCTGTATTTTCTGCGGTTTATGTGAAGAAGCTTGTCCGAAAGAAGCAATTTACCTGGACGGGCCGATTGTCCCTTCAGATTATCTGCGTAAAGACTTTATTTACGGTAAAGACAAACTGGTAGAAGAGCCTCTGGTAAAGAAATAA
- the nuoH gene encoding NADH-quinone oxidoreductase subunit NuoH — MDISFVIEKFILVAIIFGISLVIAMYSTYAERKVAAFLQDRLGPDRAGPFGILQPLADGLKMFMKEEIIPTHANKWLFMVGPGLAMLTACIGTAVIPWGSPITTAAGRVIPLQVTDINVGVLYIFGVVSLSVYGVMIGGWASNNKYSLLSAIRAASQNISYEVAMGLSIIALLLVTNTMSLKEIVDMQHGWHWNVLYQPLGFLLFIICAFAETNRAPFDLPECETELIGGYHTEYSSMKLGFYLFAEYINMFVSSAVMATLYFGGYNYPGMDWVLTQVGPVIAPLIGTAVLFAKIFAFIFFFMWVRWTIPRFRYDQLMHLGWKVLIPIAIANVIITGIVIAIVEKF; from the coding sequence ATGGATATCTCATTCGTCATAGAAAAATTTATACTGGTCGCTATCATTTTTGGTATAAGTTTAGTTATCGCTATGTATTCTACATATGCGGAAAGAAAAGTTGCTGCTTTTTTGCAGGATAGACTTGGACCAGACCGTGCAGGCCCTTTCGGGATCTTACAGCCATTGGCAGACGGACTGAAAATGTTCATGAAGGAAGAAATTATTCCTACGCATGCGAACAAGTGGTTGTTTATGGTTGGGCCGGGTTTAGCGATGCTGACCGCCTGTATCGGAACTGCTGTTATTCCATGGGGAAGCCCGATCACAACGGCTGCCGGAAGAGTTATTCCATTACAGGTAACCGATATTAACGTTGGTGTTTTATACATTTTCGGCGTAGTTTCTCTGAGTGTATACGGGGTAATGATCGGGGGCTGGGCTTCTAACAATAAATATTCTCTTTTAAGTGCTATCCGCGCGGCTTCGCAGAATATCAGTTATGAGGTTGCCATGGGACTTTCTATTATCGCCTTGTTATTGGTAACTAATACGATGAGTCTGAAAGAAATCGTGGATATGCAGCATGGATGGCACTGGAATGTGCTTTATCAGCCATTAGGCTTCCTGTTATTTATCATTTGCGCATTTGCTGAAACTAACAGAGCACCATTCGACTTACCGGAGTGTGAAACTGAATTAATTGGTGGATACCACACAGAATATTCTTCGATGAAATTAGGTTTTTACCTTTTTGCGGAATATATCAATATGTTTGTGTCTTCGGCAGTAATGGCTACATTATACTTTGGAGGCTATAACTACCCGGGTATGGATTGGGTATTAACGCAGGTTGGGCCTGTAATTGCACCATTAATCGGAACCGCTGTATTGTTCGCTAAAATATTTGCCTTCATATTTTTCTTTATGTGGGTGAGATGGACAATTCCTCGCTTCCGTTATGATCAGCTGATGCACCTGGGCTGGAAAGTTCTGATCCCAATTGCCATAGCGAACGTAATTATCACAGGTATTGTGATTGCAATAGTAGAAAAGTTTTAA
- a CDS encoding 2Fe-2S iron-sulfur cluster-binding protein, whose amino-acid sequence MSEKVKVTIDGITVEVEPGTTILNAARQIGGDIVPPAMCYYSKLEGSGGKCRTCIVKVSKGSEKDPRPMPKLVASCRTTVMDGMEVQNITSPEVIEARSGVVEMLLINHPLDCPVCDQAGECDLQNLGYEHGLQKTRYEFERRTFERIDIGDKIQLHMNRCILCYRCVFTADQITNKRVHGILNRGDHSEISTYIQTAVDNDFSGNVIDVCPVGALTDKTFRFKNRVWFTKPVDAHRDCPTCSGKVTLWYKGEDVLRVTARKDIYGEVEEFICNTCRFDKKKTADWTIEHPTHISDTSVISANHYETMIPLPVIQEDLRLQEANKVELEKTAKF is encoded by the coding sequence ATGAGTGAAAAAGTTAAGGTAACCATAGACGGGATAACTGTCGAAGTAGAGCCCGGTACAACAATCCTGAATGCTGCAAGGCAAATTGGAGGAGACATTGTGCCTCCTGCAATGTGCTACTATTCCAAATTGGAAGGTAGTGGAGGTAAGTGCCGTACTTGTATCGTAAAAGTAAGCAAGGGATCTGAAAAAGACCCCAGACCAATGCCTAAGCTTGTTGCTTCGTGCCGTACCACAGTAATGGACGGAATGGAAGTGCAGAATATTACTTCTCCTGAAGTAATTGAAGCCAGAAGTGGTGTGGTAGAGATGCTGTTAATTAATCACCCGCTGGATTGCCCAGTATGTGATCAGGCCGGAGAATGCGATTTGCAGAATCTGGGTTATGAGCATGGTTTACAGAAAACACGTTATGAATTTGAGCGCCGTACTTTTGAGCGTATCGATATAGGAGATAAGATCCAGTTACACATGAACAGATGCATTTTATGCTACCGTTGTGTGTTTACAGCAGATCAGATCACTAATAAACGTGTTCATGGTATCTTAAACAGGGGTGATCATTCAGAAATTTCTACTTATATCCAGACTGCTGTTGATAATGATTTCTCCGGAAACGTGATTGACGTATGTCCGGTTGGTGCTTTAACTGATAAAACTTTCCGTTTCAAAAACAGAGTTTGGTTTACAAAACCTGTAGATGCGCATAGAGATTGCCCTACTTGTAGTGGTAAAGTGACTTTATGGTATAAGGGAGAGGATGTTTTAAGAGTAACTGCCCGTAAAGATATTTATGGTGAAGTGGAGGAGTTCATTTGTAACACGTGCCGTTTCGATAAAAAGAAAACAGCAGACTGGACGATTGAGCATCCTACGCATATCAGTGATACTTCTGTAATCTCTGCTAATCATTACGAAACGATGATTCCGTTACCTGTAATTCAGGAAGATCTTCGTTTGCAGGAAGCTAATAAAGTTGAACTGGAAAAAACCGCTAAATTCTAA
- the nuoF gene encoding NADH-quinone oxidoreductase subunit NuoF, with protein sequence MARKLLLEHINVPGINTLDVYRQKGGYRAVEKALKTLTPDEVVEEVKKSGLRGRGGAGFPTGMKWSFLAKPEGVARYLVCNADESEPGTFKDRYLMTYIPHALIEGMIVSSYALGANTSYIYVRGEMMPQIRILERAIAEAKAAGFLGKNILGSGYDLEVYVQPGGGAYICGEETALLESLEGKRGNPRIKPPFPAIAGLYGCPTVVNNVESIAAVVPIINDGGDEYMKIGIGRSTGTKLISASGNLVRPGVYEIELGLPVEEFIYSDEYCGGIANGKRLKATVAGGSSVPVLPANLTLKLANGEPRLMSYESLSEGGFATGTMLGSGGFIAFDEDQCIVRNTWNFSRFYHHESCGQCSPCREGTGWMEKVLHRLEHGHGKMSDIDLLVDVSKKIEGNTICPLGDAAAWPVASAIRHFRDEFEWHVKEPIKSLQGNYGIANYAVPIPKAEVKQEN encoded by the coding sequence ATGGCCCGTAAACTCTTATTAGAACATATAAACGTACCAGGCATCAATACACTTGATGTTTACCGCCAAAAAGGCGGGTACCGTGCTGTGGAGAAAGCTTTGAAAACCCTGACCCCTGATGAAGTGGTGGAAGAGGTTAAAAAGTCTGGCTTACGCGGACGTGGCGGTGCAGGTTTCCCTACAGGAATGAAGTGGAGCTTTCTGGCAAAACCAGAAGGTGTTGCCCGTTACCTGGTATGTAATGCCGACGAATCAGAGCCGGGTACTTTCAAAGACCGCTACCTGATGACTTACATTCCTCATGCTTTAATTGAAGGAATGATTGTGTCAAGTTATGCATTGGGCGCTAATACATCTTACATCTACGTACGTGGAGAGATGATGCCGCAAATCAGGATTCTGGAAAGAGCAATCGCAGAGGCAAAAGCTGCCGGCTTTTTAGGAAAAAACATTTTAGGGTCGGGTTATGACCTGGAGGTTTATGTTCAGCCTGGTGGCGGAGCTTATATCTGCGGGGAAGAAACGGCTTTATTAGAATCACTGGAAGGTAAAAGGGGTAATCCAAGGATTAAACCACCATTCCCAGCTATCGCTGGTTTATATGGCTGTCCAACAGTAGTGAATAACGTAGAATCTATTGCCGCTGTTGTACCTATCATTAATGACGGTGGTGATGAATATATGAAAATCGGTATTGGACGCAGTACAGGAACGAAACTGATTTCTGCTTCGGGTAACCTGGTCAGACCAGGTGTCTACGAAATAGAATTGGGCCTTCCGGTAGAAGAGTTCATTTATTCTGATGAATATTGTGGTGGTATTGCCAATGGTAAAAGATTGAAGGCTACTGTAGCCGGAGGTTCTTCTGTGCCGGTATTGCCTGCTAACCTGACACTTAAATTAGCAAACGGCGAACCCCGTTTAATGAGTTACGAATCGCTTTCTGAAGGTGGATTTGCTACCGGAACTATGTTAGGTTCGGGTGGTTTTATTGCTTTTGATGAAGATCAGTGTATCGTAAGAAACACCTGGAACTTTTCCCGCTTTTATCACCATGAAAGCTGTGGCCAGTGTTCTCCATGCCGTGAAGGTACCGGATGGATGGAAAAAGTATTACACAGACTGGAACATGGACACGGTAAGATGAGTGATATTGACTTATTGGTTGATGTTTCTAAGAAGATCGAAGGAAATACGATTTGTCCTTTAGGAGATGCTGCTGCATGGCCTGTTGCGAGTGCAATCAGACATTTCAGAGATGAGTTTGAATGGCATGTGAAAGAGCCTATAAAAAGTCTTCAGGGAAACTATGGTATCGCTAATTATGCAGTACCAATTCCTAAAGCAGAAGTAAAACAGGAAAATTAA
- the nuoE gene encoding NADH-quinone oxidoreductase subunit NuoE, giving the protein MLKVEEQQPVEFSSALIAKCDEISSRYPQGKQKSALLPILHEVQAELGWLSSSAMDKVAAYLKIEPIEVYEVASFYSMYFLQPKGKYVLEVCRTGPCCLVGAEKLMEHMEQTLGVKEGEVTADGLFSWRGVECLAACGYGPVLQIGPEYTFYENLDNQKVDTLIEELRKK; this is encoded by the coding sequence ATGCTTAAAGTAGAAGAACAACAACCAGTAGAGTTTTCGTCAGCTTTGATCGCAAAGTGTGATGAAATTTCAAGTAGATATCCGCAAGGGAAACAAAAATCTGCCCTATTGCCTATACTTCACGAAGTTCAGGCAGAGTTAGGTTGGTTAAGCTCCAGTGCGATGGATAAAGTAGCAGCATATTTAAAAATTGAACCTATCGAAGTTTACGAGGTAGCCTCTTTTTACAGTATGTACTTTTTACAGCCAAAGGGTAAATATGTTTTAGAAGTTTGCCGTACCGGGCCTTGCTGCCTGGTAGGAGCAGAAAAACTGATGGAGCATATGGAACAGACCCTTGGGGTGAAAGAAGGTGAGGTTACAGCTGATGGTTTATTCAGCTGGAGAGGTGTTGAATGTCTTGCAGCCTGTGGTTATGGCCCGGTTCTGCAAATAGGCCCTGAATACACTTTCTATGAAAACCTCGACAATCAAAAGGTAGACACATTGATAGAAGAATTACGCAAAAAATAA